In a single window of the Entelurus aequoreus isolate RoL-2023_Sb linkage group LG16, RoL_Eaeq_v1.1, whole genome shotgun sequence genome:
- the chst6 gene encoding carbohydrate sulfotransferase 6, translated as MPLRVKVSTVVLLVILQGAAVLLFCGWYVQLSGPCGSDPTEGKVHVLLLSSWRSGSSFVGQVFSQHPSVFYLMEPAWHVWTQLKHAGARALRMAVRDLTRSLFQCDLSVMEAYLPQFRNVSLFMWSHSRALCSPPICPLTVRGALSNQTQCYRSCGGRSLQDVQAACASYSHVVLKEVRFFELESLYPLFQDPSLDLRIIHLVRDPRAVLRSREESAPFLAGDNALVLEHRNVANADVQFQVMQEICRSHQRMLEKAHRQPPPFLKGRYKMVRYEDVARDPLAEVSAMYDFVGLDMTTQLREWIHQLTHGKGKGSGREAFKITSRNAAEVSQAWRSTLTHSKVKRVQEVCQGAMSMIGYRTVDSEKEQKRLDVDLLVPREPYRFSWLPDKTEGQTNKDKTA; from the coding sequence ATGCCCCTAAGAGTGAAAGTCAGCACTGTGGTTCTTCTGGTGATCCTGCAGGGGGCAGCGGTGCTCCTGTTCTGCGGTTGGTATGTCCAGCTCAGCGGCCCCTGCGGCTCCGACCCCACTGAGGGCAAAGTTCACGTGCTGCTGCTGTCGTCATGGAGGTCGGGTTCCTCCTTCGTGGGTCAGGTGTTCAGTCAGCACCCGTCTGTCTTCTACCTCATGGAGCCCGCCTGGCACGTCTGGACCCAGCTCAAGCACGCCGGCGCCCGTGCGCTGCGGATGGCCGTGCGAGACCTGACGCGCAGCCTGTTCCAGTGCGACCTGTCGGTGATGGAGGCCTACCTGCCGCAGTTTCGCAACGTCTCCTTGTTCATGTGGAGTCACAGTCGGGCGCTGTGCTCGCCGCCCATCTGCCCGCTGACCGTGCGAGGAGCGTTAAGCAATCAGACACAGTGCTATCGTTCTTGTGGCGGCAGAAGTCTCCAGGATGTGCAGGCGGCCTGCGCGTCCTACAGCCACGTGGTCTTGAAGGAAGTGCGCTTCTTTGAACTGGAGTCCCTCTACCCTCTCTTTCAGGACCCCAGCCTCGACCTTCGCATCATCCATCTGGTCCGGGATCCTCGGGCCGTGCTGCGGTCCAGAGAGGAGTCGGCCCCGTTTTTGGCCGGCGACAACGCGCTGGTCTTGGAGCACAGGAACGTGGCAAACGCCGACGTGCAGTTCCAAGTCATGCAGGAGATCTGCCGCAGTCACCAGCGCATGCTGGAAAAAGCCCACCGCCAGCCGCCGCCCTTTCTGAAAGGCCGCTACAAAATGGTGCGTTACGAGGATGTGGCCCGAGACCCCCTGGCGGAGGTCAGCGCCATGTACGACTTTGTAGGCCTGGACATGACGACGCAGCTGAGGGAGTGGATTCACCAGCTGACCCACGGGAAAGGGAAAGGTTCCGGCCGAGAAGCCTTCAAGATCACGTCGAGAAACGCCGCCGAAGTGTCGCAGGCCTGGCGCAGCACGCTGACGCACAGCAAGGTCAAGCGCGTGCAGGAAGTGTGTCAGGGCGCCATGTCCATGATCGGGTATCGCACGGTCGACAGCGAGAAAGAACAGAAGAGACTCGACGTGGATCTGCTGGTCCCACGAGAACCGTACCGCTTCAGCTGGTTACCCGACAAAACTGAGGGTCAAACCAATAAAGACAAAACTGCGTGA